A region from the Alnus glutinosa chromosome 5, dhAlnGlut1.1, whole genome shotgun sequence genome encodes:
- the LOC133869282 gene encoding disease resistance protein RPM1-like codes for MTETIVTLVINELVQLIVHESKLLRGVHREVVDIRDELESIQCFLKDTDKGGELQDGVKIWVKQVREIAYHIEDVIDEHVLHEAQRLHQQSFIAFLHKIGHLLKKIKPHHDIATKIQDIKISVREIKERRERYGFSSSDRGSSSRATNVTWHDPRVGSLFIEEDEVVGIESTRDELISWLVGGVSKRSVISVVGMGGIGKTTLTKKVYENESVKGHFDCSVWITVSQSYNVSKILMSMIKQIYQAKDTAPGQVDMTDEITLISQLRKCLQQKRYVVVFDDVWKTEFWEIVKHALPYNDRGSRIIITTRSDLIGVSCRESLSDQVHKLQPLSQDKAWELFCRKAFQTEFQRCCPRELVRMSMDIVKKCEGLPLAIVAIGGLLSTKEKVPLEWQKLLDSLNSELECNPHLTSITNILCLSYHDLPYYLKSCYLYFGIFPEDYSISGLRLIWLWVAEGFIEGRKGKSLEDVAEEYLMELINRNLVQVSFGELDYEIERKYRVHDLLHEIILSKAEELNFCQVLEAGDTTSHEKKSMPINPRC; via the coding sequence ATGACAGAAACCATTGTGACCCTTGTCATCAACGAGCTAGTTCAGTTGATCGTCCATGAATCAAAATTGCTAAGGGGTGTCCACCGGGAAGTTGTGGACATTCGAGATGAACTTGAGAGCATCCAGTGTTTTCTCAAAGATACAGATAAAGGAGGAGAGCTCCAAGATGGTGTCAAAATTTGGGTGAAACAAGTGAGAGAAATAGCATATCATATAGAAGATGTAATAGATGAACACGTTCTTCACGAGGCACAACGTCTTCATCAGCAAAGTTTTATTGCTTTTCTCCATAAAATTGGccatttattgaaaaaaataaaaccacatCATGACATAGCTACCAAGATTCAAGATATCAAAATATCAGTCCGTGAAATCAAGGAACGAAGAGAAAGATATGGTTTTAGTTCCTCAGATCGAGGATCAAGTAGCAGAGCAACAAATGTTACATGGCATGACCCTCGAGTGGGTTCACTTTTCATTGAGGAAGATGAAGTTGTGGGTATTGAGTCTACGAGGGATGAACTCATAAGCTGGTTGGTGGGGGGAGTATCTAAACGCTCTGTGATTTCAGTGGTAGGCATGGGCGGAATTGGTAAGACAACTCTTACTAAGAAAGTATATGAGAATGAATCAGTGAAAGGACATTTTGATTGCAGTGTTTGGATCACTGTGTCTCAGTCATACAACGTGTCGAAGATACTCATGTCCATGATAAAGCAAATCTACCAAGCAAAAGATACTGCTCCGGGGCAAGTAGACATGACAGACGAGATCACACTAATTAGCCAGCTGAGGAAATGTTTACAGCAAAAGAGGTATGTTGTGGTTTTTGATGATGTCTGGAAGACAGAGTTTTGGGAAATTGTGAAACATGCTTTACCATACAATGACAGAGGCAGTAGGATTATCATCACAACACGTAGTGATCTCATTGGTGTTTCTTGTAGAGAATCTTTATCCGATCAAGTGCACAAGCTACAACCTCTATCTCAAGACAAGGCTTGGGAATTGTTTTGCAGAAAGGCATTCCAGACCGAGTTCCAAAGGTGTTGTCCAAGAGAATTGGTGAGAATGTCGATGGACATTGTCAAAAAATGTGAAGGGCTACCACTTGCAATTGTTGCCATAGGTGGTCTTCTGTCAACGAAGGAGAAGGTGCCGTTAGAATGGCAAAAGTTGCTCGATAGCCTCAACTCTGAGCTAGAATGTAATCCCCACCTTACAAGTATCACTAACATTCTCTGTCTTAGTTATCATGATCTTCCATACTACCTAAAGTCATGCTACTTGTACTTCGGCATTTTCCCGGAGGACTACTCAATTAGTGGTTTAAGATTAATTTGGCTATGGGTAGCTGagggctttatagaaggaaggAAGGGAAAATCATTGGAAGACGTGGCAGAAGAATACTTAATGGAGCTCATCAACAGAAACTTGGTTCAAGTTTCATTTGGGGAACTTGATTACGAGATAGAGAGAAAATATAGAGTCCATGATTTGCTGCATGAAATCATCCTATCGAAGGCTGAAGAGTTGAATTTTTGCCAAGTTCTAGAAGCCGGTGACACAACTTCCCATGAAAAAAAGTCGATGCCTATCAATCCACGGTGTTAG
- the LOC133869283 gene encoding disease resistance protein RPM1-like, translated as MPRSFVVKLFKKFKLLKVLDFEDAPIDYLPQEVGNLFHLKHLSLRRTKVKMLPKSVGRLQNLQTLNVLETAMPELPIEIFRLSKLRHLLAHSHDYEIKSSFHSVRGVKIHEGIGCLKDLQTLASVDDLGVGLFEELRKLCQLRTLGITNMTAKRGRALCISIQNMVHLKILVVGSISEDEILDLQSISSPPPFLECIYLRGRLEKLPNWVLELQNLVTLILFFSSLKEDPLSCVQALPNLVTLSLNHAYDGEQLHFEEGGFRKLKKLTLRELKRLKMVEIDRGSLPVLEQLEIGPCPHMKEVPSGIHHLKSLKILDFYEMQGEFVLRMQPDTGEDYWKVNKVTTIRFKYRIKGERYQIYKLGDSDLLEHLQQ; from the coding sequence ATGCCCAGGTCTTTCGTTGTTAAATTGTTCAAAAAGTTCAAGCTTTTGAAAGTGTTGGATTTTGAAGATGCTCCTATTGATTATCTTCCTCAAGAAGTGGGTAATTTATTCCACTTAAAGCACTTAAGTTTGAGGAGAACAAAAGTAAAGATGCTTCCTAAGTCAGTGGGTAGGCTGCAGAATCTACAGACTCTAAATGTCTTGGAAACCGCAATGCCTGAGTTACCAATTGAGATATTTAGGCTTTCTAAGCTGAGACATCTTTTGGCTCATTCTCATGACTACGAAATTAAAAGTAGCTTTCATTCTGTGCGAGGAGTAAAAATACATGAAGGGATTGGATGTTTAAAAGACTTGCAAACATTAGCAAGTGTTGATGATCTTGGGGTTGGTCTATTTGAAGAGCTTAGAAAGTTGTGTCAGTTGAGGACGCTGGGCATTACAAATATGACAGCAAAACGTGGGAGGGCTCTTTGTATCTCCATACAAAATATGGTCCACCTTAAAATTTTGGTTGTAGGCTCCATCAGTGAGGATGAGATTCTAGACTTGCAATCAATTTCTTCACCACCTCCATTTCTAGAGTGTATCTATCTAAGGGGGCGATTGGAGAAGTTGCCCAATTGGGTTCTAGAGCTTCAGAATCTGGTCACACTAATCTTATTTTTCTCATCATTGAAGGAAGATCCATTGTCGTGTGTCCAAGCTTTGCCAAATCTAGTTACCCTTTCCCTCAATCATGCTTATGATGGGGAGCAGCTGCATTTTGAGGAAGGTGGTTTTCGAAAACTCAAGAAGCTCACACTCAGAGAATTGAAAAGATTAAAGATGGTGGAAATAGATAGGGGATCACTGCCTGTTCTTGAGCAACTTGAGATTGGGCCTTGCCCGCATATGAAAGAGGTACCCTCTGGAATCCACCACCTGAAAAGCCTAAAGATTCTCGACTTCTATGAAATGCAGGGAGAATTTGTCCTACGTATGCAGCCAGATACAGGCGAAGATTATTGGAAAGTCAATAAGGTAACTACTATCCGTTTCAAGTATAGGATTAAAGGAGAACGATATCAAATATACAAGCTTGGTGACTCAGACTTGTTGGAGCATCTGCAACAGTGA